A genomic window from Pecten maximus chromosome 2, xPecMax1.1, whole genome shotgun sequence includes:
- the LOC117322295 gene encoding tax1-binding protein 1 homolog B-like isoform X2, with translation MESEVMNDPIDSKSEEKQEQSRTEFAMVIFHNIPETYPADAHIQCTYTISSDLVPTSYDWVGLYKVGWMSTKDYHYYEWAVVPKAYEIGKEADSAVLFPAHKMPNDDGEFYQFCYVTSSGQIRGASTPFQFKKPSADDYIEVEDNDMLIIRSKSVVLEERLKLMEEEKARLEQLQEEMGKETDGLIQKLSSMDKQLLDAQNECHHLEDRVQTGETYISQLNQEAHDMNIVREELQTRLDTQNHESEEKERRISRLNDEISELKAEIRKLQNEKDKFEGEMRVLTGQIELYKNHFAKSEISHKEHNEKLEMLTKDVAEKESVIIMLRSRVDGLNQEIQDKAMHVEKHVTSSREDQDHIEDLTERLKNTENKLEAAENTKKLMAEEMRSYEETKEKMSSDLEKSESTCYVLKQEQERLMRESNRLASDVEAINSELESVKKEKAKVEMENAALNDQLGKTSDMTDSSLSSLHCLQMAQKTLKERYSRIEQSHGQLNTEIAKKAKEYKQNIKELVRENEDLKERLNMSSAEYKALYIENKKLQKKLGKMTEKKRTKKLERSISESSVSSETFVRETPVKSASNDSKMDVETSSQLEMDLETMGEELRKRQEKKLKYKNLYIEEKAKTESLRKHFHEEMHKKDEETNRLRIRIEEASSANEIRVRSLEKYVSEKERKIAELEGKLRDANIHCDGPICPPEPDVLKAYHMPSQGSVARLPPNMVYPPGTVPMCFPLVYPHTTRQPYVAGVPPPQLPCKEHRPLERLRYPQSTLSPLQSQTAGNLSNPIKPLPAPLVPERLHTAKMAAVMPTNGEFMADLETDTVIPSAPPASGPPEEK, from the exons ATGGAATCTGAAGTGATGAATGACCCTATAGACAGTAAAAGCGAAGAAAAACAGGAACAGTCTCGTACAGAGTTCGCCATGGTGATCTTCCACAACATTCCGGAAACGTACCCGGCTGATGCCCACATACAGTGTACCTATACCATCAGCTCAGATCTGGTGCCCACAAGTTATGACTGGGTGGGTCTGTACAAAGTTGGCTGGATGAGCACCAAAGACTATCACTACTACGAGTGGGCAGTTGTACCAAAGGCCTATGAGATCGGCAAAGAAGCTGACAGTGCTGTTCTAtttccag CACACAAGATGCCTAATGATGATGGAGAATTCTACCAGTTTTGTTACGTGACCAGTTCTGGACAAATCAGGGGAGCAAGTACACCATTCCAGTTTAAAAAGCCGAGTGCGGACGACTACATTGAAGTGGAAGATAATGACATGTTGATCATCAGATCAAAGTCTGTCGTACTGGAGGAACGACTTAAACTGATGGAAGAAGAAAAGGCTCGACTTGAACAG CTGCAGGAAGAAATGGGAAAGGAGACCGATGGACTGATACAGAAGTTATCCAGCATGGATAAACAGCTCCTGGATGCCCAGAACGAGTGTCACCATCTGGAAGACAGAGTCCAGACTGGGGAGACTTATATTAGTCAGCTTAACCAG GAAGCCCATGACATGAATATTGTTCGTGAGGAGCTACAAACTCGTCTGGATACTCAGAACCATGAGAGTGAGGAGAAGGAGAGACGTATTTCCCGACTCAACGACGAAATCTCTGAACTCAAGGCTGAGATACGTAAATTACAGAATGAAAAGGACAAGTTTGAGGGTGAAATGAGAGTGCTGACTGGACAGATAGAGCTGTATAAG AATCATTTTGCCAAGTCCGAGATATCTCATAAAGAACATAACGAGAAGCTGGAGATGTTGACCAAAGATGTCGCCGAGAAAGAAAGTGTTATCATTATGCTAAGGAGTCGGGTTGATGGACTAAATCAGGAAATACAGGACAAAGCCATGCATGTTGAGAAGCATGTCACCAGCTCCAGAGAGGATCAG GATCATATTGAGGACCTTACAGAACGTCTGAAGAACACGGAGAATAAACTTGAAGCAGCCGAGAACACAAAGAAACTCATGGCAGAGGAAATGAGATCATATGAAGAGACAAAGGAAAAGATGTCATCGGACTTGGAG AAGTCGGAGAGCACTTGCTATGTCTTGAAGCAGGAACAAGAGAGACTGATGCGAGAGTCCAATCGCTTGGCCAGCGACGTGGAAGCTATCAACAGTGAGCTGGAGTCTGTGAAAAAG GAGAAGGCCAAAGTGGAAATGGAGAATGCAGCTTTGAATGATCAGCTGGGAAAGACCAGTGATATGACTGATAGTTCACTCAGCTCCCTACACTGTCTACAGATGGCACAGAAAACTCTGAAGGAGCGATACTCTAGGATAGAACAAAGCCATGGCCAACTTAACACAGAAATCGCCAAAAAAGCT aAAGAATACAAGCAAAATATCAAGGAACTTGTACGTGAAAATGAAGACCTCAAAGAAAGACTGAACATGAGTTCAGCCGAGTACAAGGCATTGTACATTGAAAACAAGAAACTTCAGAAGAAACTCGGGAAAATGACAGAAAAAA AGAGGACAAAGAAGTTGGAGAGAAGTATATCTGAGAGTTCGGTGTCCAGCGAGACCTTTGTGAGGGAAACACCTGTAAAGTCGGCCTCAAACG ATTCCAAAATGGATGTAGAGACTTCCAGTCAGTTGGAGATGGATCTTGAAACCATGGGAGAGGAGCTGAGAAAACGCCAGGAGAAGAAATTAAA GTATAAAAACCTGTACATAGAGGAAAAAGCTAAGACAGAAAGTCTGCGGAAACATTTCCATGAAGAAATGCACAAGAAGGACGAGGAGACAAATCGTCTTCGTATACGCATTGAAGAGGCTTCATCAGCAAATGAGATTCGGGTTCGATCTCTGGAa aaatatgtgtcggaaaaagaaaggaaaattGCTGAGCTGGAAGGGAAATTGCGGGATGCTAACATTCATTGTGAT GGACCCATCTGTCCCCCAGAACCAGATGTTCTCAAAGCATATCACATGCCTTCCCAGGGTTCTGTAGCAAGGCTGCCTCCTAACATGGTCTACCCCCCTGGGACTGTGCCGATGTGCTTTCCACTAGTTTACCCCCACACTACCCGTCAGCCCTATGTCGCTGGAGTTCCTCCGCCACAGCTTCCCTGCAAGGAGCACAGACCGTTGGAGCGTCTGAGATATCCTCAGTCCACTCTCAGCCCCCTGCAGTCCCAGACTGCTGGAAATCTGTCCAACCCAATCAAACCACTTCCAGCCCCGCTGGTGCCGGAACGCCTCCACACAGCCAAGATGGCAGCAGTCATGCCTACCAATG
- the LOC117322297 gene encoding glycerol-3-phosphate dehydrogenase [NAD(+)], cytoplasmic-like, which produces MGKAVCIIGSGNWGSAIAKIVGNNVRERSELFDPLVRMYVYEEMVDGEKLTELINTKHENVKYLPGVQLPDNVVAVPNLLEASKDGDIFIFVLPHQFVMNICTTMKGNIKKDSIAVSLIKGVSIMESGIKLISDVITEELGIHCSAMMGANLAGEVAQEQFCESTIGSTNEKNGKLLKRLFETPYFHCMIVNDTPTVEICGALKNVVGIGAGIVDGMGYGDNTKAAVIRLGLMEMIKFADLFSPGSQTSTFFQSCGIADLVATCHGGRNRMLGESVVRSSKTVKQLEKELLHGQSFQGPLVAREIYHILETKHMLDQFPMFMSVHKICERDMEPSEFVSCLRNHPEHM; this is translated from the exons ATGGGAAAAGCCGTCTGCATCATTGGATCAGGAAACTG GGGATCCGCCATTGCAAAAATTGTTGGTAACAATGTACGAGAGCGGTCTGAGTTATTTGATCCGTTGGTACGGATGTACGTTTACGAGGAAATGGTTGACGGAGAAAAGCTTACTGAGctcataaatacaaaacatgaaaatgtGAAGTACCTACCTGGGGTTCAGCTTCCAGACAATGTG GTAGCTGTGCCGAACCTCCTGGAGGCGAGTAAGGATGGTGATATCTTCATATTCGTGCTACCCCATCAGTTTGTCATGAACATTTGTACGACAATGAAAGGCAATATAAAGAAGGACTCCATAGCTGTATCTCTCATCAAG GGCGTATCTATAATGGAGAGTGGTATCAAACTAATATCGGACGTGATCACAGAGGAACTTGGTATCCATTGTTCGGCCATGATGGGTGCTAACCTAGCTGGAGAAGTGGCTCAAGAACAGTTCTGTGAATCTACAATAG GAAGCACAAATGAAAAGAATGGGAAGCTCCTTAAGAGGCTATTTGAGACACCATATTTTCACTGTATGATTGTGAACGATACTCCTACTGTTGAGATCTGTGGAGCATTAAAG AATGTTGTGGGTATAGGAGCTGGTATCGTGGATGGTATGGGATACGGTGACAACACAAAGGCTGCAGTTATACGTCTAGGACTTATGGAGATGATCAAATTTGCTGATCTTTTCTCACCTG GGTCTCAAACTAGCACATTTTTCCAAAGTTGTGGTATAGCCGACTTGGTTGCAACCTGTCATGGAGGCAGGAATCGCATGCTGGGAGAAAGTGTTGTCCGGTCCTCCAAG ACTGTCAAGCAACTAGAAAAAGAACTGTTGCATGGTCAGAGTTTTCAAGGACCCCTGGTGGCTCGAGAGATTTACCACATTTTGGAAACCAAGCACATGCTTGACCA ATTTCCAATGTTTATGTCGGTACACAAGATCTGCGAGAGAGATATGGAGCCCAGTGAATTTGTATCCTGTTTACGGAATCACCCAGAACACATGTAG